The Juglans regia cultivar Chandler chromosome 10, Walnut 2.0, whole genome shotgun sequence genome includes the window tttttaggaaaaatatatgcatcagCCTATAGTCGCTGCACACCCGTGTATTGagggttggaaaaaaaaaatattacgtgAGGTGTGCTGCGGCTATAGGCTGATACTCAGCATTcctcatatttttatatctaaacccAGATATCGAGTTTTAAAATCCGTACCCGTGTGTCAAAAATTACATCTGGGTCGGATAGGCTTGGATTTAAAAAAGCAGGTACCGGCCAGGGTTTATTTTGGATCaggaaaaaattaacaaattgttgttatcatcatcatcatcgtcaaCTACTCCACgcacaattaattaattaaggaatgaaaaaaaattgccaGCTCCCGAATCAGTAAATTATACTGATTGAGGGAGGCCAGCCAAACGTCGTACATGAACTTTACTGGTGAATAGTACATGATTGATCTGCAAGCCagcatttaaatttattttttttcaatttatggctgatcatatatttttttaattaaaccaCCATCACTAGAAATTAGCTTGGAAaccaattaatttataagatcctTAATTAATGGTCATGATGCAATATTCCGTATTTACGTACGTACCGCGTTGGATTCCAGCGGCCCCAGCTCCTTTTGTGGCTTGTTGTCACTCTTTGCTGCATCACCATTCCGGCCTGCACAaggtaataattattattaattaatcagtCGCTACCTGCCCGTTTGAATTAGggcttttaaaataattaattaattattttaattaagccTCGTCGACCTCtttgtatttttgaaaaataaattcagcAGATACTTTTTAGAACTTAATTATAACTAATCTCATGAGCGGTAGCCGGCCTTACCATCGTTGCTGCAGCCGCGCGACGTAGAACTATCCATGCAGTACTCCTTAAAACTCGGGGATCCCGGACCAATTAGGCTATCTTCCCTCTTATGACAaatctctttttcctcttctttattGATCCGTCGTCCATCCTCCTCGACCTCTTCCTTGCGAAGTTCCTGCACAACTTTCCTAGCTGACATGACCTTCTCCTTTCTAGGCTCTTTCTCTTCCGTCGGGTCCTCGGAACACATGACCTGCCTCGTCTTGATTTGTTTCGTACCTTTGACCTTTGCTGGCCAAGAAATGCTTTTTCGGCCATGAGAATTATCAAAGTCGACCTGATGATCAATGGGGTGAACGTTGTTTTTGTGGAACTCACAAGTTGGGCCATGGCCAGCCAGGCCGTCTTCGGGGTCAAACATTGAAATGCCACAACCCATTGATCGAGGAGGAGTACTAGTGTCACGAAAGAACGAATAAGATGAttagatcgatcgatcgagatGAATTAATTACTTAGCTAGGGGCAGATCGAGGAGGgagatatatatcatattatatccaGCTAGCGGAGATAAAAAAGAGTCTCGCGTACTCATGTaaggtagctagctagggtcTCGATCGATGGTTTGAATCATGGTATGTAAGAAACGGAAAAAACTTTCTGCGAAACGAACAAGGGATGCAACGAGGGTTCCGGATTAGGGTTGGTAAAAACACGAGGCTAGCGATGGGTTTCAGATTCACCATGGCTTTGGAAAAACTTAATTAGAGGCAGGCGGGTGGAGAATCCCTTCCATTCTCTTAATCTTTCTAATTAAAGAATTCACTAAAATCTCGACACGTAAGATCGAATATCATGATTTACAGATCATCAGGGACGTACGTAAAATGCATGTCGACATGTGTCCATATATATCCCGAGAGAATCTAGTCCTTAATTTGTGGCACGTCTAAGATCGATCTCATCTTCTCTCAGCTCCCACATCTATCGAAGTTCAAAACTATAAGAACCGATACATCTTTAACAATATATTGCTAGGAAATCATCATGACAGACACCATGCGCTATAAATCGTTTtcgaatttgaatttttaagatGACAATTAGCAGGCCacctaattaatttgtttgtaattaattaagaaaaccTTCGTatgtaataataattaattatgaataattttatttaaaagtttttccaCTACACACTATTCACaccatgacataatttgattcaaaaaataaattttaaaatttagatcttACAAATCATATTATGTATTGTGGATAATCTGTGCATGGTGTAAAGTCTTTTAAGTAGCACTgctctaatattaaatattaatgcttatatatatatatatatatatataattcgatCCACATGACATATATACGATAATTTGGATAGTTCGTAATAAAGATTCTAAATCCAGTATACATGCGCGTATACATGGCCATTTGTATACCTGCGCGTAGTTCTCTTCGTGTGAACAACAATACATCATGATGTACATTGAATTGTTAGTCTCAaatcttcttaattaattttctgatcTCATTAATTAGGACTTCTTAATTCAGATATACTCGAAACTACTACGTACTATACATATAATATAGCTGATCAACAAGCTAGATAgatacacacatatacatatatatatatatatatatatatatagagcattGTTATGTGCAAACGGCGTGCAGAACCGTTGTGTAACCATGACGTCAGCATatgtcaaaaattaaaaaaaaaaattgaaaagtcaaCTGAAACCAATTGAATTCTTTGTTTGAACCCaaaattcaccaaaaaaaaactctccaaagcGTACATCCAAAGAGACCTTTGACCTCATCCAAAGCGTACATCACCTTCTCATCCATGACTGCCACTGGTCCTCTCCATCCTGCTAGCATGCCTTCTGGCATCTCCTCCTAAGCATCTTTTTTCCACATCGTAAACCATATTGTAAGTGCAggtcttcattttttttttaggggttTCTTTATttcctggtttttttttttttttttaatggggtttcttcattttcttattcTTAATCTTGAACTAAGGTAATTGGTTTCTTCTGTAAGAAAACAAAGGGAGCATTTCTTCGGGAGGTAGGGTAGAAAATTTATACTGCATAAATATGAATAGGCATTATCCTCTTGATTCACAATAACAAAAGATTccacccaacaaaaaaaaaaggaccgaaaaaaaaaagtgaaataaaacaCTCGGGACACATGAACATGGAAGTGGTGGAGAAGACGAACAGTAACTTCGGGTGTTCGTGTGGGTTCTGTGGATCCGTGGGTTCGTGGAGAACACGATGACTGactgtggagaagacgaagattGGGCTGCGGCGGGCTTCAACTTCGTGGGGTGGCGACATCGTGGAGGACGATGGGGCTTCATGTGGACGTAGAAAGAAACAAAGACAGAGTGAAGAGTAGCATTCATGGGGATGGGGGCGAAATGGGAACGAAGACAAAGTGCAAACGATGTTGCTGCTTTGCCACGTTGGACACGATGCTGCGGAGGTTTCCCATGCAAGGCGGTTGCGAgtagtatttttcatatatatatatatatataggttaagTACTGTTAAATGATTATGAAACATAATTGTTAGttacactatgattttgaataatTCCCCAATTCATGTCCAAGTTGAATGATTTTGTTACAATTTTCTAATATCCAATTACAAGTTGATCCGCTCGATCTTTGAAAGGACGATTAACCATATCTTATATTAACTCACTAATCCgaagaaaatattatctttatCATGCTCATCATGTCCAGCATTACAgggattaatattttttcatccaaCTTGCAAGGGGTCCTGCCATCAAGTTGAGATTCCTTCTGGAGATTGCACCTTTCTAATATTTtgatcacatatatatatatatatatatatatcttcaccatatcttttcttatcattttcatgTTCCTTAGCTCATGAGTCTGGACTATTAAAACATAAATCatggatatattatatatatcatgtcttTCCGGCCagctccatatatatatatatatatatatatatatatatatttgaataaacCTCATTCCAACATGTAAAACATGAGGTTTACatggaaaatat containing:
- the LOC109001837 gene encoding uncharacterized protein LOC109001837 — translated: MGCGISMFDPEDGLAGHGPTCEFHKNNVHPIDHQVDFDNSHGRKSISWPAKVKGTKQIKTRQVMCSEDPTEEKEPRKEKVMSARKVVQELRKEEVEEDGRRINKEEEKEICHKREDSLIGPGSPSFKEYCMDSSTSRGCSNDGRNGDAAKSDNKPQKELGPLESNALVYGTQIGNKSQRKGIRGFRSVLLHKGRCIASRS